The following coding sequences lie in one Rutidosis leptorrhynchoides isolate AG116_Rl617_1_P2 chromosome 4, CSIRO_AGI_Rlap_v1, whole genome shotgun sequence genomic window:
- the LOC139840949 gene encoding probable calcium-binding protein CML16 yields the protein MYANGNRSIDFKELLNAILLDYINEVFNNDDQLMKMFCMFNKDGDGFITPVELASQMVKMGHPLTSRELIDLVHDIDTNGDGINRFHEFTAVLGMAISEFFEIKAS from the coding sequence ATGTATGCTAATGGAAACAGATCTATTGATTTTAAAGAATTGTTGAATGCCATCTTGCTTGATTACATCAATGAGGTTTTCAACAATGATGACCAACTCATGAAGATGTTTTGCATGTTCAACAAAGATGGTGATGGTTTCATCACCCCTGTCGAACTGGCTAGCCAAATGGTTAAAATGGGTCACCCATTGACCTCTCGTGAACTTATTGATCTCGTGCATGATATCGACACAAATGGTGATGGCATCAATAGATTTCATGAATTTACAGCGGTTTTAGGCATGGCCATATCAGAATTCTTTGAAATAAAAGCGTCCTAA